The region CTTGTCAGTACTAGCTATGTGGCGTTTGACAAGTTATTACTTAAACCCTCTCAGCTttattttctcaactgtaaaatgtaaAGTCCTCAAAGGGTTTTTGTAAaaagtaaatgagaaaaatgcTTTTTGTAAACAATTTAGCACATAATAAGTTACCTGTCACCAATTAATGTAATGTTGAAAATTTGAAGATTTTCATTTACTTCAACTGCAAACACTGGTTTTTTTCAGGAATGGGGACTAGGCAGAATCATCAGAGGATTCAGAGAGGATGCTTGGAATGGCAGCAGATAGGTCAAGGGAGTGACCCTCAGTGGTCCGTGGTGTTGTATTAGTCCTTTCTTTTGAACTTGACTGTTGGCCAACACAGTTGGCCACTGGACAGCCACTGTCAGCAGTGAAGAGCCTGCCTTGTGCTCTGCCCTCCATTACACCTCTTGCAGTAACAGGAGACTAAAAGAGTAGGCTGGGGAGGGATGTGAGATGCCAAGGATGAAAAATTTAAGGAGCCCTAGGCACCTGATTTGCCTCACCCTAGTCCTGGCCCATCTTTCTTCCACATTCTTATTTCCATACCTCTTCCAGTTCACAGATATTCCATATTCTTCCCTATCCCAGGGGAAAATCTTTGTTTCTGCTTCTTTCAAAGCTTGAGATAGTTCACAGAGTTTGGTGATTAATCATTAATCTGTACTATTGTTACTGTGTCATAGATTCTATTTTGTTTGCTACCTGTTTTGGATAACTTTTATTTCTGAACTAACACTGTTTTTCTCCCCTCTATTAATACAGGGATCTCTCTTTAAAGGAATCTGAAAGCTTACTGACAaaaaagtgatatacatgtacctGACTTACTCCATATcccaaaagtaaaagaaaatttgCTTGTAAAAAGGGAGTAAATTCACCCTTAAGTGATCTGTTTGGTCTTTTACCCTTATAATAAATGTAGGCAACATCATCTTTTGTGGTTTATAGCTTCATATTATCTCATAATATTAGGAAAAAACTTCAGATTCTTGTTTGATTTGCTTCTTTGTAGAATATGAAACATTGCTTTCCAATTGCTCTATTCCTCATTACCTACAAgttactggaaaaataaagatgtgcTTTCTCATCCAAAGAAATGAATGCTTTTTTGAACCAATTGTATTTTGGTGTGTTTCTCAAGTGCAAATCTAATTACGGTTATGAAAATCTGAGTATTATTCTGATTCATTAATACACTTAAAGTGTGGAACGATAATTTCAAGTACAAGTGCCACCAGTGCTGTGTACTACCTGGTAGTTCTACCTTTAAAATCTATTGTAAAGTATTAAATTATGTCTCTCATACAAGGGCAGTTTCCTTAAATGTGATATTCCGTCTTGACTCCACTTTAAAATGTCCTGCTCTTCGAGCTGTAGGCATTGAAGGATACACTAACTACGTTCCTAGAAAATACTGTGTGCCCACTCCTATTTCAGCTCTGAAGGCGATGGGTCCAAGCCTGGCGGAAGCCACAGAGGATGGGGGCGCCCCGGACGCCTCGCTTCCCGGCCAGCTCCGAACGGGCCTCCGCGCAGCTGCAGCCACGCTTCCCCCGGGGCGCAAGTGCAAAACACCTCAGGCCAGCATCCCGCCAGGGAACATAGCCGGGACGAAATTCACGTCCAAATACCGAAAACGGGTCGCGCAGGGGCAACGGAGGCGGCCGACCAGGGTTCACGCCCCGGAGGGAAGCGACCGTGATGTCAGGGCAGTTTACTCTGCCTTGAGAACTTTATGTGTCACAGACAGTGGGAATATTCGAGCCAAGTGCGTTTACCTCTGAGCGGCTCAATAAATTGGTCACGGAGTACCGAGGTGGAGGGACCACTGCTTTAAGTAGTTAGCACAGTATGGAACATTTACCTTGTGGTAGAATAAAGGTAGCGCTCGATGCGGCACGCTCCACGTTTCCTCACAGAAAAGTAAAGTCAGTCTCAACAAAACGGCAGAGTTCCCGCCCCAGCTCCGAGCCTGCCTGGAAGGCGCCGAACTCACACGGCCAGGGGTGGAAGGATGGCGGGGAGGAGAGATAGCTAACGAGGCAGCGTTGAGGTCTGTGGGCCCAGAACCCCGCTCTCGCCCCGTGGGCCTTCAACCCGGTGGTCTCCTGACCAGCTGCGCTCGGAGTCCTGCCTGGGGCTGAGCCAGGCCTGGGGGCGGGGCCAGAGGACGCCCCGCCCTGCCTGACGGTTTGATTAATGACTCTCCCGCCACGGAGGGGGCTTCGCAGGTGAGCTCGGAGCGGGGCGCGTCCAGCCGTCCGGACCTAACACCAAACTTGACTCGCGCGCGTAAAAGGCTCGCCCAGCCGGAGCTGGAAGCGGCGGCCCACTTCGGCTAGACGAGGATAAACTGAACCGCGCGGCCCTGGCCACGCAGACCTGCTCGACGCTCCTCGCTTGCTAGCGCCCCGAAGGCGAGCCCTGCACTGACGCCTCGGGAAAGGTGAGGGCTCCGACCGACCCCCGCCGCGCCGCGCGGTTCCCCGAATAGTTAGTGGGTGCCTTAGTCCAAGGAGAGGCCAGGGGTGTCCCATTCCTCCAGCAGAAACTACCCTGGGCTCCCGACCGTTTGTTTCCTCGGGGTCCCAGGCCCCGAGAGCGAATGGTGCGAGGGCGGCTGGGTGGGCACCTCGGGCCAAGGCGGGGCTAGGGCTTCCCGCCGCGCTGCGTGGGAATGAGCCCACCGTCTTACCTGCGACGCTGGCCGGATAACATTCCAGATGCGCGAACAAGTTCCGAACCCGAGTTGAGCTTGCGAGGTGGTCCTTCCCGGTAGCGCAGACCTTTCAATCTATGATGGGGAAGTAGAGTCAGTCTTCCTCAGCCTTCTAAGTTGCGCGGAACTCTCACAACCCACAGCTCTCCCCAGACGCTGGGGGGCAAACGCACCCCAGTCAAAAAGACCAACTTTGAGACCGCCCCGAACCACTTAAGGTGGCCGATCCCGCGCGCGCTCAGCGCAAGGGGAGAGGAGGCTGCGCCTCCCTGGGTCAAGCCTGAGCGGAGCGGCGCCCCGGCCTCACCGAGTCTTCGGTCCTCAGCAGGGCGTGCGGCACAGGAAGCTGCCATGGACCCCGACGATCCCGCAGGCAGCCCCCTGATCCGCAGCAATGAGCCCGCGCGCGCGGACGCCGCCCGCTGCGACTCCAGCCCGGGACGGTCCGGGCAGGGGCCTGCGGGGCAGGGCAGCTGCGCGCGCTTGGGGGGCGGGCGGCCCGCAGCCGCCAACGCGGCGCGGGAGCGAAGTCGCGTGCAAACTCTGCGGCACGCCTTTCTGGAGCTGCAGCGCACGCTGCCGTCCGTGCCCCCCGACACCAAGCTTTCGAAGCTGGACGTGCTGCTGCTGGCCACCACCTACATTGCGCACCTCACCCGCAGCCTGCAGGACGACGCCGAGGCGCCGCCCGACCCCGGACTGGGCGCCCTGCGCGGCGACGGCTACCTGCACCCTGTCAAGGTAGGCGGGCGGGGCGCACTGTGGAGATGGGGTATTGGCTGCACGTCCTCGTAATTTTTAGATTCAGAGTTATATTTGAGCCTTTGAAACTTTCTAAgtgttttaatttacataattACATCTCCAATGTGGTTTTTATCAGATGTTTGAAAGTTTTACAAATTAAATGGAGTGATGGAATTGTCTGTCCCTAAGTACTCCTAGGAAAACAACGTTGAAAATTGTAAAACTGGTAGGAACAAAAATGAGACCCTTCCGCAACCCCCACAAAGTCATTTTCAGTCTGTTTTAATAAAAGCTATGATGGCCTAGACTGCTACCAAGAATGATGGAAAAACTAATGTGTTCATGTAATTTTCATGATAGATTGGCATATATGTTTAGTGAGCTTATTAAACATTATACTGAAATTTTGTAATGTACAAAATTAGCCAAGAGAATCCGTTTTCTATAATTTTTGTACATTACATTTAGATAGAATGGGCAAGGTTTTCTTTTAATGTGGTGTATGTGATTACGATTTATTGCCTGTATTTATTGTAACTCCATCATCCTTTTCTCCTAGGTTTGATTGAAATCCTGCATTGATCCAGCTTTCTAAAATGCATCTTCCCTATATTTTCTAAACCTAAATTTTCAAGTTTTTGGTTCCACCATTCTGAAATATttagacacacccacaaatgcAAGATTAGGATTAAGCCTTAACTGTATCAGCATTCGATAAATTATTGAATATTCATTATtgaaatgtggcaaaatacacccTCGAATATTAACCTAAAATTTTGTGGTGGGGTTTAACAAAATTTACTTTGCAAATTTAATGAGCATTATGATAGACTCACTATGTCAAATGTAGAAATTTGAAAGTGCACTTATTTATAATTATGATAGACCCTATTCCATTCATGTGTTATATAACAATCTCATCTGAAGTCATTCATTATTAAGGTGTTGGTATT is a window of Manis pentadactyla isolate mManPen7 chromosome 3, mManPen7.hap1, whole genome shotgun sequence DNA encoding:
- the TCF24 gene encoding transcription factor 24; its protein translation is MDPDDPAGSPLIRSNEPARADAARCDSSPGRSGQGPAGQGSCARLGGGRPAAANAARERSRVQTLRHAFLELQRTLPSVPPDTKLSKLDVLLLATTYIAHLTRSLQDDAEAPPDPGLGALRGDGYLHPVKKWPMRSRLYIGATGQFLKHSVSGEKANHGSTPTDSQS